The following proteins are encoded in a genomic region of Thermococcus henrietii:
- a CDS encoding DHH family phosphoesterase: MAVKDCPECHGTGKVKVGEKECPVCEGWGYVPADFKIGDKLKGYRNLDHLGVEDEVDEIPCPECHGKGTVPVYDTCPTCGGTGKVLVCDICGKIKEPWEPGMETTWVCPDCLRKYKVVFILDKTCDYEDVEIGSLYKGTIDRVERFGVFVKLNPHVVGLIKRKDLLGGREYLPGQEIIVQVLDVRPDKREIDLIESPQRHYKTVVVKKELPVTPIAELSKDMAGKTVRIQGRVTQIQVTGGPTVFTITDGTGITWAAAFEAPGVRAYPNINVGDIVEVIGKIAFHSGEIQIEVSDMARLWGPDAARVKQQIEAELDKRAQPKDVGFLIQSEVLEKLKPKIMKAAFMIRRAIFEGRPILLRHHSDTDGYTSGLALEYAIVPLIESISPDPGARWKLFKRRPSRAPFYELEDVLKDIIFMVEDHEKFGDPLPLVVIVDNGGTSEDIPAYKRIKAYGVPIVVIDHHDPREWVSEDKAKVDEYVDVHVNPHHVKRGYYELTAGMLATEVARFVNPDVEDKIKHLPAIAGTGDRSKAPEFYQYLEIAKKAKGLTEEDLKKIAEVIDHEAFYWKFMDGHGIIDEILLLTGNLQRHRELINAIYPEVKEKQEKALKASLPHVKSVVLPNGIRFNTIDVELFAPKFSYPSPGKLSGLIHDHFKEKYGEDSPILTLAYGPDFAVVRASDGMAAYSFDLNEIIPRLQEKLPSAGIEGGGHSYAGSIKFFEGMRKEVLEEFAKEVVKLKRVG, from the coding sequence ATGGCGGTTAAGGACTGTCCAGAGTGCCACGGAACGGGAAAGGTGAAGGTCGGCGAGAAGGAGTGCCCCGTTTGCGAGGGCTGGGGCTATGTTCCAGCTGATTTCAAGATAGGCGACAAGCTGAAAGGTTACAGGAACCTCGACCACCTCGGCGTTGAGGACGAGGTTGATGAGATACCCTGCCCTGAGTGCCACGGCAAGGGAACCGTCCCGGTTTACGACACCTGTCCCACCTGTGGCGGAACGGGCAAGGTGCTCGTCTGCGACATCTGTGGCAAGATAAAGGAGCCCTGGGAGCCGGGAATGGAAACGACGTGGGTCTGCCCGGACTGCCTCAGGAAGTACAAGGTCGTCTTCATACTCGACAAGACCTGCGACTACGAGGACGTTGAAATCGGCAGTCTCTACAAGGGGACAATCGACAGGGTCGAGCGCTTCGGAGTCTTCGTCAAGCTCAACCCGCATGTCGTCGGCCTAATCAAGAGGAAGGACCTCCTCGGCGGAAGGGAGTACCTGCCGGGACAGGAGATAATCGTTCAGGTTCTCGACGTCAGACCCGACAAGAGGGAGATAGACCTCATCGAGTCGCCCCAGAGGCACTACAAGACCGTCGTCGTCAAGAAGGAACTGCCCGTAACGCCGATAGCCGAGCTCAGCAAGGACATGGCCGGAAAGACCGTGAGGATACAGGGAAGGGTCACCCAGATACAGGTCACCGGCGGGCCGACGGTCTTCACGATAACCGACGGAACGGGAATAACCTGGGCGGCCGCCTTTGAGGCGCCGGGAGTGAGGGCCTACCCGAACATAAACGTCGGCGACATCGTGGAGGTCATAGGCAAGATAGCCTTCCACTCGGGCGAGATTCAGATTGAAGTCAGCGACATGGCAAGGCTCTGGGGGCCGGACGCGGCGAGGGTGAAGCAACAGATAGAGGCCGAGCTCGACAAGCGCGCCCAGCCGAAGGACGTTGGCTTCCTAATCCAGAGTGAGGTCTTAGAGAAGCTCAAGCCGAAGATTATGAAGGCCGCATTCATGATACGCAGGGCAATCTTTGAGGGCAGGCCGATTCTCCTGAGGCACCATTCGGATACCGACGGATACACCTCAGGCCTGGCCCTTGAATACGCGATAGTCCCGCTGATAGAGAGCATCTCGCCGGACCCGGGGGCGAGGTGGAAGCTCTTCAAGCGCAGACCGAGCAGGGCTCCCTTCTACGAGCTGGAAGATGTGCTCAAGGACATAATCTTCATGGTCGAGGACCACGAGAAGTTCGGCGACCCGCTTCCGCTCGTCGTGATAGTGGACAACGGCGGAACGAGTGAGGACATCCCGGCCTACAAGAGGATAAAGGCCTACGGGGTCCCAATAGTGGTCATAGACCACCACGACCCGCGCGAGTGGGTGAGCGAGGACAAGGCTAAGGTGGATGAGTACGTCGATGTTCACGTCAATCCGCACCACGTCAAGCGCGGTTACTACGAACTAACTGCCGGAATGCTTGCCACCGAGGTGGCCCGCTTCGTCAACCCCGACGTTGAGGACAAGATAAAGCACCTGCCCGCCATCGCTGGAACCGGCGACAGAAGCAAGGCGCCGGAGTTCTACCAGTACCTTGAGATTGCCAAGAAGGCGAAGGGCCTCACCGAGGAAGACCTGAAGAAGATTGCCGAGGTCATAGACCACGAGGCCTTCTACTGGAAGTTCATGGACGGGCACGGGATAATAGACGAGATTCTCCTCCTGACCGGGAACCTGCAGAGGCACCGCGAGCTGATAAACGCGATTTACCCAGAGGTCAAGGAGAAGCAGGAGAAAGCGCTGAAGGCATCTCTACCGCACGTCAAGAGCGTCGTTCTGCCCAACGGCATAAGGTTCAACACCATCGATGTCGAGCTCTTCGCGCCGAAGTTCAGCTATCCTTCACCGGGCAAGCTGAGCGGTTTAATCCACGACCACTTCAAGGAGAAGTACGGCGAGGATTCTCCAATCTTAACCCTCGCCTACGGACCGGACTTCGCCGTGGTTAGAGCGAGCGACGGGATGGCGGCTTACAGCTTTGACCTCAACGAGATAATCCCGCGGCTCCAGGAAAAGCTGCCTTCAGCTGGAATTGAAGGAGGAGGCCACAGCTACGCGGGGTCAATCAAATTCTTTGAGGGCATGCGCAAGGAAGTGCTGGAGGAGTTCGCAAAGGAGGTCGTGAAGCTGAAGAGGGTCGGGTGA